TCGCTCAGCGAAACCTGTGTATGAAATGCATTTTGCAAGAATTTGTATACCTCTTGGTTATTGTTAAGGCTCTCGGCATTTGTATGGGAAGGAATCGCTGCTGCCATGACTGCAATTGTTATAATAATTCCTGCTAAGTGCTTGTACATTCCACTCTCCCTTTCTTAATCGTTTACTATTGTGTACCATCAATTTTACCAGCAAATAAAGCTGCTGTTGCCGGTTTTCGCACCCGAAATTCTCTTACGTTTTGACATAATAATTCTTTTCTTGTTATGAATCTACCCGAATTGACAAAGAATTAACGCAATAAGCGGAAAAGTGTATATAAATAATGATGTAAATATTGTTAATCAGCAGCATGTACCCATTTCAATAAAAAAAGACCCTGCCTATGAGGGTCTTTACCAATTCCATGTAAGTGCAAAATAGATAATCATAACAAGAACAATTCCAAAGAAAATCACATACGTTAGAAAAATCGGATTTCTAATATATGCATGCTTCTGAACATTATCCGGCAATTCTGCATCAATATCGCCCTTTACGGCTTTTCGCTCTTTTGCAACAAACAAAGTGTAAACTAAGGAGTATCCAAGGATACCCACTCCAATTAGTAAAATGATCAATGTGTACATGCTCATGTCTAATCTCTCCTCAAGGAAAGTTCTACACTTACATTTCCTCAAATTAAGATTGTTTATACTTTTAAAATTTTATGCTTATAATAACCCATCATGGTTGTATAAAAATTCATACGATAGATCCACAAATAAGTAATCATTGGTATTAAGCGGAAAGGAAAACGTCCTGATTGTTTCACCTGTCTCAATATCAGTATACAAATCAGAGAGGATACCTTTTTTATTTATTCGCATTTTCATGATATTTTCAAGAAAGTATGGCCGCCAGCTCCAGTTTTTGTGAAGATATTCTTCCTGGGTTATCCATTCCCCATCCCGTTTGAAGTAATTCGCAGATTTCTGGAATCCATCTTCATCGCAAATATACAGGCGAAAAGCTGCACCATCCAGAAGAACCGCAATCTGCTCCAAGGTTTCTTCATATACAAAAACCTTTTTATTTTTATTTGCAAAATCAATCATCTTTTCGTTGAACTCAAGTGTAACCTGATACAAGGACTCCAGTTTTTTCTTTTCATGTACAATAAACCGATGGCATTCACTTCGAAATTTTTCCTTTAAAATATCTCTATCAGTGAAATTTTCAGCCGGTTTTTGCAAATAATAACCTTGATAATAACGGCCTCCATTTTTCCAGGCAAACTGAAGCTGGTAAACCATTTCAATATTTTCAAAAAGCATGCTCGCTCCTATTTTCCTGGCAAGCATGGATAAAGAATAGAGGATATCATTAAAATTATAAGCAGAAGCATTTGATTTCATGGACTCCAGATCCACCTTTAAAATGTCGGGAGCCAATTGCCCGATCCTATCGAGATGACTGCTTTCATTTCCAAGTTTATCTATTGCTAATTTAATTCCATAAGTCCTGTAATAATTCAATAGATGGTCCAGATGGTCAATATCTCCCTTATAATTCCGTTCTGTAATTTCCAATACAATCCTGTCAAGGCTTATTCCTTGTTTTTCATATTCCTGGAGGGTATTTAAAAATTGTTCCCCGTCATTATACATGAGCAAGTCAGCATCCCTGTTGACAAAAAGCAAAATATCCTTATCCAGGTCCCGGGCCTTATCCAAAGCCTTTTTTAATACTTCATAATCTACTTCAATCCGGTATTCTTCAGGAATATTCTCATCCTGGAAGAACGGCCCCAGACTACTTATAACTCCATCAGATCCTCTATATCGGCCTAAAACCTCATAACCAATGACACGATGCTCATCTGCACTGAATATTGGCTGGAAATAAGGAAATACATTATCCAAATCTGTAAGGATATCCAATGCATCCATGTCCTAGCCTCCCTATGTATATTAATGAGTTATTATACCATATTCGCTTAAAACTTTTACTATTCAAAATATAGATTCCACTTTTTGATAAAACAGCATTGTTTGGCAAAAGCTTTGCATCATATTGCCGCGCCTTCTCTCACAAGCTAATATCAGGACATCAAAGAAAGAGGGTATTTCATGAGAAATCTCCTATTTATATCCCTTCTTATTCCTTTGCTTGGCTGCGGCCATTCAGAACCTGCCAGTCCTTTGCAAAAGCCTGACATGGCCTCAAAAGATCTGGATGCACAAATACCAGTAAAGGCAAAGAAGGTACAGCAGAAAGCAACAGCCCAATCTCCGAAAACTCCTGCGGCTGTGAAAAAGGAATCTGTCATCATTGATGTTCCACTAATCAGACAAAACCCCGAATTGAAGTATGGATGCGAAGTAACCAGCCTGACAATGGTCCTGCGGCATGCAGGTGTGCAAGTAGGGAAAATGGATTTGTATAATGCAGTAAAGAAAGATAATGATCCGCTGATACGTTCAAAAGGCGATATTTTAAAATGGGGTAATCCAGCAGAAGGATTTGTAGGAGATATGACCGGGACAAGTGCAGGCTACGCTGTTTTTGATAAACCAATTGAAGAATTAGTGAATAAATATCTTCCCGGAAGAGCCGTAAATTTATCCGGCCAAAATTTTGAAGCGATTCTTATGCATGTATCCAAGGGATATCCTGCTGTGGTCTGGACAACAGGAGATTATAGGCTTCCTGACCGCTGGGAGTCCTGGACTCACTCCGGCAAAACCATTAAAACTCCTTTAGATCTTCATGCAGTCGTATTGGTAGGCTATGATGAACAGTTTGTTATTCTAAACGATCCCCTCTCAGGGAAAAAACAGGTGAAGGTTTCTAAAGAACGATTCATCTCATCATGGAAAGCATTGCAATCCAGAGCAGTAAGTTACCAATAGATAATGGCAACCGGCTGAAATTAATTCAGCCGGTATTCATAAGCATTAAAATGGAAATTGATTCAGCCACTGTCCTCCATCCATAGTGATGCACTCCCCATTAATATAACCTGCATGCTCAGAGAAAAGGAAGAATGCCAATTCTGCGATTTCTTCCGGCTTACCGAGCCTGCCAAGGGGCACACTTTGGAGTGTCCTGTTTGCAGCTTCTTCTGATTCCCAAAGCCTGTCAGCCCCTCCTGTCCTTTCAATCGGACCTGGGGCTATTGCATTCACTCTAATTCCGTATTTTCTTCCCCATTCTACAGCCAAGGTTCTTGTCATGGATAATACACCTGCTTTTGCTGCTGCCGAGTGTATAACACCCGCTCCAGCATCCCATGCATATGTAGCCACCATATTAATGATGCTTCCCTTAACTCCTTTTTCAATCCAGTGTTTACCGACTTCACTCGAACAATAAAAGGTTCCATTCAAGACAATATTAATAACAGAATTCCATCCATTTGCACTCAAGCTCTCTGCAGGGCATATAAAATTTCCCGCTGCATTATTAACAAGGAAATCAACTTGTCCAAATACATTTAGTGTTTCGTTGAGCATATGTTTAACATGTTCAATTTCACGGACATCCATTTGAATTGTCAAAACTTGACCCTGGAAGGTTTGAATTTCAGCTTTTGCTGTCTCGAGGCGTTCCGGATTCCTTCCTGTTATCACCACATTCGCTCCGGCTTCAGCAAACCTCTTTGCCATATATTTTCCCATACCGCTGGAACCGCCAGTAACAATGACTGTTTTATTCTTCATTCTAATTCCTCTCAAAAAATGAATGATCATTCATTTATATTTTACCATTAAATATAGAATTTTCGAATTATTATTTACAAATTAATTAATAATTTTAAGGAAAATGAAGGATAAAAAACAAGCATAGTTATTTCTTCTTTTTAATAGGATAGTTTGATAGTATTAAAGATACTGCTATGAGAAGCATTGCCTTTACTCATGCTCAATACTTCAAAAAAAATTTTAATAGATAGGTTGGTATGCTAAATGCCGGAAAAAGTGTCCAGAAGATCTTTTTTAAAAAGAGCTCTCGGCTTTTTTGCTGCTGTTTTTGGTATTAGTGCAGGCGGCTATTATTATGCACGGGATATTGAGCCGCGGCTCTTGGAAATCACAAACTACAAAATTTCTGACAACGCTATTCCACAAGCGTTCCATAATAAAAAAATCATCCAATTCAGCGATACCCATTTAGGATTTCATTATGACCTGAAACAGCTTGAAAAATTGATTGAAAAGATAAACAGCTTGAAGCCTGATATTGTCTTCTTTACAGGTGATCTGATGGATGAACCCAACAAATATAAAGAGGCAAACCAAATCGCCCCCTCCTGAAAAGGATTCAGGCGCCGCTTGGAAGGTTTGCTATTTATGGAAACCATGATCACGGGGGCTATGGTTCTGATATCTATAAATCTATTATGGAAGAATCCGGTTTATTCTTTTGCTGAATGAAAATCGGAAAATCGAGTTTTCCGGAAGCAGCATCCAGATTATCGGCATTGACGATGCCATGCTCGGCAAACCGGACATAAAGCTTGCCAGCGGAAGTCTGGACGATTCTTCCTATAACATTTTATTGTCCCATGCACCGGATTTAGCAGATGAAGCCTCAGCTTTCAACATCAATCTGCAGTTGAGCGGCCATAGTCATGGAGGACAAATAAAACTGCCGTTCATTGGAGCGTTAGTTAAACCGCCGCATGCTGAAAGATACTATGAAGGCTTCTATGAAATCGGCAGCCAACGCCCTTTAACTCTTTATGTAAACAGAGGGCTTGGTACAACCCGGCTGCCCTTCCGGTTTTTATCCAAACCTGAACTGACGGTATTTACCCTACAATCAAACAGCGGGAATTAAAGGAAAGCACACCTTTGCAGCTTTCCTTTTTTTGCTGCCTTCGTGACACAATTTATTCAATAAGTTACAAGATCATTTTTGCAGGCATATATTTGAATAGACCTTTCAGAAAGAGGTGATTGTTATGTACCATATAGTAAAACCTGGTGAGACATTGTCTGTCATCGCAAAGAATTACCGCCGCCCTTTAAGCGAGCTTCTGGGGGCAAACCCTTCCATTGTAAACCCAGGCCTGATCTATCCCGGCCAGCGATTAGTAATACCAGGGCTGCCGGAACCAGATTCCATTCCGTATACCATCATTGTTTCAAGAGGTAAAAGAAGCTTAACTCTTTTATATAACGGTGCCATTCAAAAAGTGTACCCCATTGCCGTCGGAAAAATGCTGACACAGACCCCAATTGGAGAGTTTGTTATTGTGAACAGAGAACCTAATCCCGGCGGCCCATATGGTGTCATGTGGCTTTCCCTGTCGAAAGCCGGCTATGGAATTCACGGAACTAATAATCCTTCCTCAATTGGCCAATCTGTTTCCCAAGGCTGTATACGCATGTATAACCAGGATGTGCTCGAATTGTCACGCATAGTGCCAAATGGCACCAGGGTACGGATACAGCCTTAGCTGTTACTTACAATCGTCCTTTCAACAAAACTTTCGCTGAAAAATTGCGAAAGTTTTTATTTTTTAGTTGATATTTTTTTAAACACAACATATCATATTGATATATCAGCATGATACATTGAAAGGAGTTTTATAATTGTCTATAGAACATACCATTCTTGCTGTGCTAAGCTTTTGGCCCAGCACAGGATATAATATTAAATCTGAATTTGAACACAAAGCTGCTGGCCTTTATTGGGGAATGAGCTATGGGAGCATTTACCCGAAATTAAAAAAGCTGGAGGAAGAAGGATTTATCTATGCAATCGAGCAGGAAGATGAAGGAAGAAAGAAAAAAATGTATGAGCTCACTGCAAAAGGCTGGAAAGAGTTTGAGAACTGGCTGAAGATTCCTCCTTCTTTCCCGGTTATTAAAGATGAATTGCTAATGAAAATGTCAACATGGCATGAAGATATGGATAATGAAGTGTTAATTAGCCATTTATTAAAAAGAAAAGAAGAAACCTCTGATATTCTAAAATTTGTACAAGAATGGCCGCGAAATGGATACTCCTATGTCAGCAAGCTTGGCTGCCTCTCTATTCGATATGCAGAAATGAAGCTGGAAACAGAAATTAAATGGATTGAAGAATCAATTGAAGCGCTGCAAAATAATAATCTGCCAGATGGCCAGGACCCTCATGGCAATACTGAAAAGCTGCTAAACAGGCGAAGGAGGGCCATTGGCGGGGATAAGGGGAATTGCCAATGAAACCCGGCATTTTTAAACCACTCAAGCTGAAATCCTTTCGCTCTCTATTTGGTGCCCAGTTATTTTCCGATTTGGGTAACTGGCTCGATTTTATTGCTTTGCAGGTTATTGTCGCTTATCACTGGGGGCTTGATGAAACGGCAATTGCCTCTGTTATTATTGTTCTCGGCCTTCCCTGGGTCATTATCGGTCCATTTGCAAGTGTATTTGTGGATAGATTACCGAAAAAAGCTGTTATGATCGTTTGCCTCCTTTTAAGAATTGTCTTTGTCGGAGGCTTGTTTTACGCTCCCAACCTATACATTCTGCTATTATTTGTCTTTTTAAAGGGAACCGTATCAGCCCTTTACGACCCGGCAAGGCAGAGTGCTATCCGGATGATTGTACCTGACAGCATGCTGCCTGAAGCAGTAACTCTAAGCCAGCTTTCAGTCAATACCATGAAAATTGCCGGGCCAGCATTAGGCGGAGGGATAATAGCAGTTTTCGGACCAAAAAGCCCCTTTCTATTTGAAGCAGCAGGATTCATTGCAGCCATTGTTTTCCTTCTATTTCTTCCCAGCTTAACTTCTTTTGAGGAATCAGATAAAAGAATGGCAGAAGACTATACTGTCAAAACAAGTTATTGGAAAGAATTTTCAGAGGGCATAAAACATATTTTCCACACTCCCCTTTTAAGGGTCTCAATTATTCTTTCTTCTGCAGCATTTTTCATCATTTTCCTTTATGATGGGTTATTTATTTTTATTGCAAAGCAGATTGGATTTAATGAGGGCAATTTTGGATTACTGATCAGTGCAGTGGGAGCAGGCAGTGTTGCTGGCTCACTTTTGCTGGGCCATTGGACAGGGTGGAACCGAAAACCCGTCCATTTAATGAGTTCTTCGGCCATATTAAGCGGCACTTTTATTGTAGCTGTTGGACTTGGAGGCTTAGGTCTTCTTAATTTCCCTCCACTGGTCTGGATAATCGGTGCATGTCTATTAGGTCTTTTAGGAGCTGGAGAATCTGTTCCTTACGGCTATGTGCTCCAATCTGAAACACCAAAGCAAATGATGGGCAGAGTTTCGGCTGCCGCCATGTCCCTGCAGACTTTTTCCATGCTTATTGCACCTGCTGCAGGAGCTCTTCTTGCAAAACAGCTAGGTGCCTCTTTTGTTATGATTGGCGCTGGCTTGGCAACAACATTATTAGGTTCATCAATGCTGATGGTTATATGGAAAAAGTCAGGATCCTTACAACCTATAAGCAGAAAGCAGCTGGATGGATAAGCTTTTGTATTAAAAGCCTTATCCAAGTTGGTTTTATTGACTAAAAAGGGTATAATATTGTTTATACCCCTTTATAATTTGAAAGGAGATTGGAAATTGAATTCTGATAAGAAACAATATCCCCATCTGCAACCAACGGTTGAAAACCTCTCTCAAGCCATCTTCACCGTTAACCGCCATGCAAAGACAGCACCAAACCCTAAATTTTTGTATAAATTAAAGCACGATGCACTTCAAAAGTTAATTAGAGAAGGAAAAGCCCAGAAAGCAGGCCTTCACTATTCTGGCAATCCAAAAAACAGCCAGCAGCAGTCAGATGTTCTCGTAAAATGCGGGAATTATTCTTTCCATCTTCCGCCTTCTAAAGAGGATTTCTCAGAGCTTCCCCATTTGGGCAAACTCGATTCCTTCGTCAGAAATCCAAAATCTTCTCTATCTCTTAATGCGGCGAAAAAATTGCTTATGTCATATACAGGGCTAAAAGAGCTTAATAGCAAGCCAAATGCAAAAAAGCACCGCTATGAAAAACCTGTATTTAAGAAATTAGGAGAAAGTTACTTTTAATCAAGAAAAGCGCAAGCGCCTTCGGAACAAGCCGAAACCGCTTGTTCCTGCGAAGAACATCCAAGGAAGCTTTCCCTAGGTGCTCACCCCCGAAAAGCCTAAGACGGGCCTCATGGAAAGGCGTCCTTTGCCTTTTTAGGAGGATTGCCGAAATGTGGAGGCGGCTGCACAGGGACGACAAGCATGAGACGAGCCATGCAAGAAGGTGTTCTTTCCTTCTGGAAGGGTTTGGCTAGGCTTTCGTCCCTAGGAGCCGCAACTAGACAGGCTTGTGACCTCGAGGGGGCAGGCGCTGGAGCTAGACAATTATCAAAGTTCAAAGTTATACTTTCTTACCTAACAAGAAAAAGCTGGAGTATTCCAGCTTTTTCTTTGTGGTGGTTCTATAATGCATACTGATCTATCAAAAGCACCAATTCTGCAATTTCAGGCTTGCTCACCTGCGCATTGGCTCCAACCATCTGACCCTTGTGGCGAAGATCTTCGGTAATCAATGAAGAAAAAATAATAACTGGAATTTTTGCAAGCACAGGATGATCTTTAACTTTTTTAGTAAGGTGATGCCCATCCATTTGCGGCATTTCGATATCAGTGATCATGATTTGCACTTCCTCAGTGACATCACGCCCCGACTCGGCTAAGGAATGCAAATATCTATAAGCATCGTATCCATTTTCAAAGAATTCAATTTGACAAAAGCCAGCTTCATTTAAAGTATCATTCAAAAGCTTTCTTAGGAGTGGAGAGTCTTCAGCAATAAGCAGCTTCTTGTCAGACCTTTCACGCTTTCCAAGTTTCTGCACCTTCTGGATGCTAATCCCTGAATCAGGATTTATCTCAGTGACCATTTTTTCAAAATCAAGGAGCAGCACCATCTCATCCTCAAGCTTTATGATTCCGATAATCTGGCTTTCCTGACCCTGATACATTTCAGAAGGCTTCTCAATTTGGTTCCAGGAAATGCGGTGAATTTTTGAAACATTATGAACATGAAAAACAATTTTCTGCTGATTAAACTCTGTCACAATAAACTTATCCTGCTGAGGGCTTTCTGAGGCCGGCATATTTAATGATGATGCTACATCCACTACTGGAAGAACCTCTCCCCTCAGTTCAATGATCCCTTCAATATTACGATGAGAATGCGGGACAGGAATGACAGGGACAGGATTAATAATTTCCTTCACTTTAATAACATTAATCCCAAATTTATTCCTTCCTATTGAGAATTCAACAATCTCCAGTTCATTCGTTCCGCTTTCCAGTAAAATGCCTTTTTTCTGTTCCACTTTTTTCGCCCTTCCTTTTTCATATGCTTATATCTAAGTTCGCGGCTCCTGTTTGTATGACACTTGTTTTATGAGCAGCAAGACACCGAATATGAATTATGAATCTTTTTCTCTATTAATATACCATGAATGGATAAAATTTCTTATAAAAATTTCAGTTCATTATGAAAAAAGTCCTTATTTCTGAGACTGGAAGTCAGCTGCTTTGCTAAAACAAGAAAAAGCAAGCCATTGGCGGCTTGCTTCTTACATGCGATACAGATGCATACCTATTCAGGAATGCTGTCATCCTTAATTTTTGAATGAACAAGCAGTCCAATTATAGTTAATATCATCAATGAACCTAAAGCAAGTCTGCTTGCCAGGTTTCCATAGCTGGCAAAGATCAAAGTAATGCTTCCATAAATAACGGGTCCGATTATGGAAGATACTTTCCCTGAAAATGCAAACAAACCAAAAAACTGCCCTCTTTTATCTTCTGGAGTCAATTCCACAATATAAGTCCTTGTGGTAACCCACATGGACCCCAGAGCGACGCCAAACATGCTGCCCGCAATCCAAAACATGATTTCATTGACAGCCCCAACAGCAATTGCCAGAGCAACAAGAAGAAGGATCCCAACGTATTTAACCGCTTTGTTGGGCCCTTTCGCCTTGGTAATATATCCAAATACAAAAGAACCAATTATACTGGACACCGTTGAAGCAAGATATAGCAAAATGAATTGGCCAGTTGAAAAGCCGACAATGGTTTTTGCGTAAACAGCCATCATGGCAATCGTTGTGGCAATTGCATCATTTAAAAAAATAGGCAATCATGAAAGTGAAAATCGCCTTATAATGTTTCATATCTTTAAAGGTCTGCCAAATTTCCTTATAGCCTGATAAAAATTTTTGTTTTTCTTTTGCCTGGTAAGGCTTATCTTTTACAAAGAAAAACAGCGGCAAAGAAAACAGCAGAAATAATATGGCAGTTGGTATAAAAGATTCGTGAAAACCGTCATCTCCTACAAATAAATAAACTGTCAGCCCTACAAGGGTTCCGATATAGCCAACAGCCACTCCAAAGCCTGAAATCAGCGGTATATCCTGCTTTGTTCCCAAATCGGAAATCATGGCATCGTAAAAAACCAGACTGGAATGGAAAAAACTTTGCAATAATAAAACATATAATAACGAGTGCAAGATAAACTGGAAGCCCAAATATTTTCCCGCTAATCTGGCTTGATGCAAAAACCCCCATTAAAATGGTCGCCATTACAGTAATAAGCGTAAAGATTACTATATATTTCTTTTTCTTCCTGTCCTGTCTATCATAACCCCAAACAATGGAGAGAACAGGACAAGAAAAAAGCTTGCCAGCGCATTTGAATAAGAAATAAAGGTGCTCGCTATCTGATTCAAAACTTCATTCTCTCCTATTACTTCCTGCAGGTAAAAAGGAAAGAAAATGGTATTAATATTTGAGGAAAAAATAGTATTCGCAAAATCGTAAAGTGCCCATGATACAACGGGCAGTGTCATATACAGCCGCCAGGAATTGAAATTCCCCTGTTTCTGCAGCTCCGTTTTTTCTATTTCCATGTCATCAGCTCCTTCAGGTAAAAAATACCTTAATCCTTATTCAAGACCTTTCTTTAAAACCCTTTTATTTTACCAAATTTTATTCAATGCAACATTTTTGAAATTTTTATGAATATTCAGTTAAGTTTGTTATGCAATAATGGCAGAAATTAATTTAAAGAGGGGAAAAGCGAAAAGAAATGAACAAAAAGCAATTAATCTACTTGTCTGATTTGTGAAGGCCAAAACAGGGGAGGAGTTAAATGAACAGGCAGAATCTTCCCGTATTGCCGCAATGATGGTGCCTTCTTTTTTGGGCATTTTGTTTTATTGAGTGCATCATCCCGATCAGGAGCCTCTGCCTGTTTTGCTGCATGACGTTATAGCATCTTACTTTACAGTAAAATCGGACTGCCAGCCTGTGTTATACACTGATGCCGGCTGCATGCATTATTTGCTTTTTATGGTGAATGTCATGTTCTATAAAGTCTGCAAAATAATCGCGCACAGTTAAGCTGGTGCCGCCGATTTTAAAAGCTGTATCCAGTTTTTCTTCTGACATGCCTTGAAGCATCTGAAGAAATTGACTCCGTACTGATAAAAGTTCTTCAATAATCTCTAATTGTGCATGCTTTTTAGCGTATTCTCCTGCAGCGTCATTCACACTTTGAAAATCAGGATAGTTCTCAAGTACTGCACCCTCTTTAAAAAATGGAAAACGCTGTTCAAGAGAATATTTATCCCAAAATAACAGATGGGCAACTACTGCCGCAACCGGCCATTTTCCATCCGAGACAGGCTTTACCCAATTTTCACGGCCAAGATCTTTTATCGACTCAAGCCATACAGAATATGATTCGTAGTGAGTAACAATATCTTGCTTCTTCATTTTCATCCTCCCTTCCTAAAAATATATTCTGCATGCAGATA
This window of the Cytobacillus pseudoceanisediminis genome carries:
- a CDS encoding EAL domain-containing protein, whose protein sequence is MDALDILTDLDNVFPYFQPIFSADEHRVIGYEVLGRYRGSDGVISSLGPFFQDENIPEEYRIEVDYEVLKKALDKARDLDKDILLFVNRDADLLMYNDGEQFLNTLQEYEKQGISLDRIVLEITERNYKGDIDHLDHLLNYYRTYGIKLAIDKLGNESSHLDRIGQLAPDILKVDLESMKSNASAYNFNDILYSLSMLARKIGASMLFENIEMVYQLQFAWKNGGRYYQGYYLQKPAENFTDRDILKEKFRSECHRFIVHEKKKLESLYQVTLEFNEKMIDFANKNKKVFVYEETLEQIAVLLDGAAFRLYICDEDGFQKSANYFKRDGEWITQEEYLHKNWSWRPYFLENIMKMRINKKGILSDLYTDIETGETIRTFSFPLNTNDYLFVDLSYEFLYNHDGLL
- a CDS encoding C39 family peptidase → MRNLLFISLLIPLLGCGHSEPASPLQKPDMASKDLDAQIPVKAKKVQQKATAQSPKTPAAVKKESVIIDVPLIRQNPELKYGCEVTSLTMVLRHAGVQVGKMDLYNAVKKDNDPLIRSKGDILKWGNPAEGFVGDMTGTSAGYAVFDKPIEELVNKYLPGRAVNLSGQNFEAILMHVSKGYPAVVWTTGDYRLPDRWESWTHSGKTIKTPLDLHAVVLVGYDEQFVILNDPLSGKKQVKVSKERFISSWKALQSRAVSYQ
- the fadH gene encoding 2,4-dienoyl-CoA reductase; this encodes MKNKTVIVTGGSSGMGKYMAKRFAEAGANVVITGRNPERLETAKAEIQTFQGQVLTIQMDVREIEHVKHMLNETLNVFGQVDFLVNNAAGNFICPAESLSANGWNSVINIVLNGTFYCSSEVGKHWIEKGVKGSIINMVATYAWDAGAGVIHSAAAKAGVLSMTRTLAVEWGRKYGIRVNAIAPGPIERTGGADRLWESEEAANRTLQSVPLGRLGKPEEIAELAFFLFSEHAGYINGECITMDGGQWLNQFPF
- a CDS encoding L,D-transpeptidase family protein — protein: MYHIVKPGETLSVIAKNYRRPLSELLGANPSIVNPGLIYPGQRLVIPGLPEPDSIPYTIIVSRGKRSLTLLYNGAIQKVYPIAVGKMLTQTPIGEFVIVNREPNPGGPYGVMWLSLSKAGYGIHGTNNPSSIGQSVSQGCIRMYNQDVLELSRIVPNGTRVRIQP
- a CDS encoding helix-turn-helix transcriptional regulator; the protein is MSIEHTILAVLSFWPSTGYNIKSEFEHKAAGLYWGMSYGSIYPKLKKLEEEGFIYAIEQEDEGRKKKMYELTAKGWKEFENWLKIPPSFPVIKDELLMKMSTWHEDMDNEVLISHLLKRKEETSDILKFVQEWPRNGYSYVSKLGCLSIRYAEMKLETEIKWIEESIEALQNNNLPDGQDPHGNTEKLLNRRRRAIGGDKGNCQ
- a CDS encoding MFS transporter; translation: MKPGIFKPLKLKSFRSLFGAQLFSDLGNWLDFIALQVIVAYHWGLDETAIASVIIVLGLPWVIIGPFASVFVDRLPKKAVMIVCLLLRIVFVGGLFYAPNLYILLLFVFLKGTVSALYDPARQSAIRMIVPDSMLPEAVTLSQLSVNTMKIAGPALGGGIIAVFGPKSPFLFEAAGFIAAIVFLLFLPSLTSFEESDKRMAEDYTVKTSYWKEFSEGIKHIFHTPLLRVSIILSSAAFFIIFLYDGLFIFIAKQIGFNEGNFGLLISAVGAGSVAGSLLLGHWTGWNRKPVHLMSSSAILSGTFIVAVGLGGLGLLNFPPLVWIIGACLLGLLGAGESVPYGYVLQSETPKQMMGRVSAAAMSLQTFSMLIAPAAGALLAKQLGASFVMIGAGLATTLLGSSMLMVIWKKSGSLQPISRKQLDG
- a CDS encoding YkyB family protein, with the protein product MNSDKKQYPHLQPTVENLSQAIFTVNRHAKTAPNPKFLYKLKHDALQKLIREGKAQKAGLHYSGNPKNSQQQSDVLVKCGNYSFHLPPSKEDFSELPHLGKLDSFVRNPKSSLSLNAAKKLLMSYTGLKELNSKPNAKKHRYEKPVFKKLGESYF
- a CDS encoding chemotaxis protein, with amino-acid sequence MEQKKGILLESGTNELEIVEFSIGRNKFGINVIKVKEIINPVPVIPVPHSHRNIEGIIELRGEVLPVVDVASSLNMPASESPQQDKFIVTEFNQQKIVFHVHNVSKIHRISWNQIEKPSEMYQGQESQIIGIIKLEDEMVLLLDFEKMVTEINPDSGISIQKVQKLGKRERSDKKLLIAEDSPLLRKLLNDTLNEAGFCQIEFFENGYDAYRYLHSLAESGRDVTEEVQIMITDIEMPQMDGHHLTKKVKDHPVLAKIPVIIFSSLITEDLRHKGQMVGANAQVSKPEIAELVLLIDQYAL
- a CDS encoding DinB family protein produces the protein MKKQDIVTHYESYSVWLESIKDLGRENWVKPVSDGKWPVAAVVAHLLFWDKYSLEQRFPFFKEGAVLENYPDFQSVNDAAGEYAKKHAQLEIIEELLSVRSQFLQMLQGMSEEKLDTAFKIGGTSLTVRDYFADFIEHDIHHKKQIMHAAGISV